The following are encoded together in the Schistocerca americana isolate TAMUIC-IGC-003095 chromosome 6, iqSchAmer2.1, whole genome shotgun sequence genome:
- the LOC124620291 gene encoding piggyBac transposable element-derived protein 4-like encodes MSRKSQEEMLMEWLEIPLSSDDDLECFSDDSIQDETYVAPESVDCDSDSSDEGSQVPVIRTEDISGTRQSDVIMKESTSQLSDNALKLPCSSKNVTKNSRSVVWKDKQLIIPELQSKFHDNTSLPEEVINLNTPYQFFKHIFPSKLFDLIVEESHRYSVQCNPDRPIDLSCDDIKKFIGICLVMSIVHVPNTRDYWGEVTGTHLITTTMTVNQYEQIRKFLHFNDNSAMIPRGEKGHDRLFKIRPIIELMRSRFQTIPVEECVSVDEQICSTKARSYLKQYMPNKAHEYGYKLFVISGISGYAYDFEIFTGDENEPEKRVTGEEDLGASANVVVRLSRILPRNMNHKLYCDNYYTSLPLLVWLHKQGIYSLGTVRRNRVPDCKLPSEAELKKMARGASVEHVATVDGVDISNVVWKDNKSVMLLSTLAGQQPIHEAGSGGRGASLPPAVSLRAAACRLLAGRCFNSQRLHATYAAGSRYCHVYVLAVLAGPQLQLHLIVTRPFT; translated from the exons ATGTCTCGAAAGAGTCAAGAAGAAATGCTTATGGAATGGTTAGAGATTCCACTAAGCAGTGATGACGATCTTGAGTGTTTCTCTGACGATTCCATTCAAGATGagacatatgttgctccagaatctGTTGATTGTGATAGTGACAGTAGTGACGAAGGAAGTCAAGTACCAGTAATTAGGACTGAAGATATTTCTGGAACAAGACAATCTGATGTTATAATGAAGGAATCGACGTCACAGTTGTCTGATAATGCTCTGAAACTgccatgcagcagcaaaaatgttaccaaaaacagCAGGAGTGTGGTTTGGAAAGATAAACAGTTGATTATTCCCGAACTGCAGTCAAAATTTCATGACAATACTTCGTTACcagaagaagtaataaacttaaatacTCCATACCAATTCTTCAAACATATATTTCCATCTAAATTGTTTGATCTAATTGTCGAAGAGTCTCATAGATACAGTGTGCAGTGTAATCCTGATAGACCAATAGATTTATCCtgtgatgacataaaaaaatttataggCATCTGTCTCGTAATGTCAATAGTTCATGTACCTAATACGAGGGATTACTGGGGAGAAGTTACTGGTACTCATCTGATCACGACAACAATGACAGTGAATCAGTATGAGCAAATACGTAagtttcttcacttcaatgacaacAGTGCAATGATACCCAGGGGTGAAAAAGGTCATGATAGACTCTTCAAGATAAGACCCATAATAGAATTGATGAGATCTCGGTTTCAAACAATACCTGTTGAGGAGTGTGTTTCTGTTGATGAACAGATATGTTCAACAAAGGCTAGAAGTTATTTGAAACAATACATGCCAAACAAGGCTCATGAATATGGatacaaattatttgttattaGTGGCATATCTGGTTATGCCTACGATTTTGAGATTTTCACTGGAGATGAAAATGAACCAGAAAAACGAGTGACTGGGGAGGAAGACTTGGGAGCAAGTGCAAATGTTGTAGTTCGACTCAGTAGGATACTACCAAGAAATATGAACCACAAACTGTACTGTGACAATTATTACACAAGTCTGCCACTGCTTGTATGGTTACATAAACAAGGAATTTACTCACTCGGGACAGTCAGAAGAAACAGAGTGCCAGACTGCAAGCTCCCTTCAGAAGCTGAGCTGAAGAAAATGGCACGAGGTGCATCAGTAGAGCACGTCGCAACAGTGGATGGTGTCGACATATCAAATGTAGTGTGGAAAGATAACAAGAGTGTGatgttgctttctacacttgctggACAGCAGCCTATTCATGAAGCAGGGAG TGGCGGCCGCGGTGCCTCGCTGCCCCCGGCTGTGTCGCTCAGGGCCGCTGCCTGCCGTCTGCTCGCCGGCCGCTGCTTCAACTCGCAAAGGCTCCACGCGACCTACGCTGCCGGGTCGCGCTATTGCCACGTGTATGTCCTGGCGGTCCTCGCTGGTCCGCAGCTACAGCTTCATCTCATTGTCACTCGACCGTTCACCTGA